Proteins co-encoded in one Streptomyces sp. NBC_01283 genomic window:
- a CDS encoding DUF485 domain-containing protein, whose translation MAPEASPPSKDGEAPARHAPSTEEFLQEQASPEFGELRKAHRSFAFPLTVAFIVWYLAYVLLSNYAGDFMGTQLFGNINVALVLGLAQFLTTFLIAWWYSRHAATKLDPKAEAIKSRMEGGA comes from the coding sequence GTGGCCCCCGAAGCATCCCCACCGTCCAAGGACGGAGAAGCCCCCGCTCGCCATGCACCGTCCACGGAAGAATTCCTCCAGGAGCAAGCGAGTCCCGAGTTCGGTGAACTCCGCAAGGCGCACCGCTCGTTCGCCTTCCCGCTGACCGTCGCCTTCATCGTCTGGTACCTCGCGTACGTGCTGCTCTCGAACTACGCGGGCGACTTCATGGGCACCCAGCTGTTCGGCAACATCAACGTCGCCCTGGTCCTCGGCCTCGCGCAGTTCCTGACCACGTTCCTCATCGCCTGGTGGTACTCCCGCCACGCGGCCACCAAGCTCGACCCCAAGGCCGAGGCGATCAAGTCCCGTATGGAGGGCGGCGCATGA
- a CDS encoding cation acetate symporter, protein MSPALNTTVLAAGEASEHRPLIISLFAVFVVATLVITVWAGRQTKSAADFYAGGRQFTAFQNGLAVSGDYMSAASFLGIAGAIALFGYDGFLYSIGFLVAWLVALLLVAEPLRNSGRYTMGDVLAYRMRQRPVRTAAGTSTIIVSIFYLLAQMAGAGVLVSLLLGITSDAGKVGIVALVGVLMIVYVTIGGMKGTTWVQMVKAVLLIAGTLLLTFLVLLKFDFNVSDLLGTAASNSGQGTKFLEPGLKYGATSTSKLDFISLGIALVLGTAGLPHILIRFYTVPTAKAARKSVNWAIGIIGAFYLMTIALGFGAAALIKPAEIIASNPAGNTAAPLLALHLGGVDSSWGAILLATISAVAFATILAVVAGLTLASSSSFAHDIYANVIKKGKATEKQEMKAARWATVFIGIVSIALGALARDLNVAGLVALAFAVAASANLPTILYSLFWKRFTTQGALWSIYGGLFTAVFLVLFSPVVSGNPKTSMFKGVDFHWFPLENPGLISIPVGFLLGWLGTMLSKEEPDKGKYAELEVRSLTGTGAH, encoded by the coding sequence ATGAGCCCCGCGCTGAACACCACAGTCCTGGCCGCGGGTGAGGCGAGCGAGCACCGGCCGCTGATCATCTCCCTGTTCGCCGTCTTCGTCGTGGCCACCCTGGTCATCACCGTCTGGGCCGGCCGCCAGACCAAGAGCGCCGCCGACTTCTACGCGGGCGGCCGCCAGTTCACCGCCTTCCAGAACGGCCTCGCGGTCTCCGGCGACTACATGTCGGCCGCGTCGTTCCTCGGCATCGCGGGCGCCATCGCGCTCTTCGGATACGACGGCTTCCTCTACTCCATCGGCTTCCTGGTCGCCTGGCTCGTGGCGCTCCTCCTGGTCGCCGAACCGCTGCGCAACTCCGGCCGCTACACGATGGGCGACGTCCTCGCCTACCGGATGCGCCAGCGCCCCGTGCGCACCGCCGCGGGCACCTCCACGATCATCGTGTCGATCTTCTACCTGCTCGCCCAGATGGCGGGCGCGGGCGTCCTCGTCTCGCTCCTGCTCGGCATCACGTCCGACGCGGGCAAGGTCGGCATCGTCGCCCTCGTCGGCGTCCTGATGATCGTGTACGTCACCATCGGCGGCATGAAGGGCACCACCTGGGTCCAGATGGTGAAGGCCGTCCTGCTCATCGCGGGCACGCTGCTCCTCACCTTCCTGGTCCTGTTGAAGTTCGACTTCAACGTCTCGGACCTGCTCGGCACGGCCGCCTCCAACAGCGGCCAGGGCACGAAGTTCCTTGAGCCGGGGCTGAAGTACGGCGCCACATCGACCTCGAAGCTGGACTTCATCTCGCTCGGCATCGCCCTGGTGCTCGGCACCGCGGGCCTGCCGCACATCCTGATCCGCTTCTACACGGTGCCGACCGCCAAGGCCGCGCGTAAGTCCGTGAACTGGGCGATCGGCATCATCGGCGCCTTCTATCTGATGACGATCGCACTCGGCTTCGGCGCCGCGGCGCTCATCAAGCCGGCCGAGATCATCGCGTCCAACCCCGCGGGCAACACGGCGGCGCCACTCCTCGCGCTGCATCTGGGCGGCGTCGACTCCTCGTGGGGCGCGATCCTGCTCGCCACGATCTCGGCGGTCGCCTTCGCCACGATCCTCGCGGTCGTCGCCGGTCTGACGCTGGCCTCGTCCTCGTCGTTCGCGCACGACATCTACGCCAACGTCATCAAGAAGGGCAAGGCCACCGAGAAGCAGGAGATGAAGGCGGCCCGCTGGGCGACGGTCTTCATCGGCATCGTCTCCATCGCGCTCGGCGCGCTCGCCCGCGACCTGAACGTGGCCGGTCTGGTCGCGCTCGCCTTCGCCGTCGCGGCGTCCGCCAACCTGCCGACGATCCTCTACAGCCTCTTCTGGAAGCGCTTCACCACCCAGGGCGCGCTGTGGTCGATCTACGGCGGACTCTTCACCGCCGTCTTCCTGGTGCTGTTCTCGCCGGTCGTCTCGGGCAACCCGAAGACGTCGATGTTCAAGGGCGTCGACTTCCACTGGTTCCCGCTGGAGAACCCGGGCCTCATCTCGATCCCGGTCGGCTTCCTGCTCGGCTGGCTCGGCACGATGCTGTCCAAGGAGGAGCCGGACAAGGGCAAGTACGCGGAACTCGAGGTGCGCTCCCTCACCGGTACCGGAGCCCACTGA